One part of the Bdellovibrio sp. KM01 genome encodes these proteins:
- a CDS encoding tetratricopeptide repeat protein has translation MPKIEASAIEKYQNILAKDPTSQVFAPLAEAYREMGLMKEALQVVTAGVQRHPQFVGGLVTYAKILRDAGQISRAIEALKKATGLASENILAHQLLAELQLTNKNPKEALKAFKMVLFLNPNSQSAQKAVQKLESLTADEYDEEVFSMEKLPAVNLDAPVIEATYPGTKTGAATEVFKPQPVPRNKAFERMLSLIDAFIVRNDLEKAHALLKDTRVEFGDHPEIQRRMKTLQVRYNEPDEPVPLKPLLPRDEMVRQRKIETLQMMLRKIEDYRSLI, from the coding sequence ATGCCGAAGATTGAAGCAAGCGCGATCGAAAAATATCAGAACATCCTCGCAAAGGATCCGACTTCTCAGGTGTTCGCCCCTCTGGCGGAAGCTTATAGAGAAATGGGACTGATGAAAGAAGCGCTGCAAGTTGTGACTGCGGGCGTTCAACGCCATCCGCAATTTGTCGGAGGATTGGTCACATACGCTAAAATTTTGCGCGACGCAGGCCAAATCAGTCGCGCCATTGAAGCCTTGAAAAAGGCCACAGGCTTGGCTTCCGAAAACATTTTGGCGCATCAACTTTTGGCAGAACTGCAACTGACGAACAAAAATCCCAAGGAAGCTTTGAAAGCTTTTAAGATGGTTTTGTTCTTAAATCCCAACTCTCAATCAGCACAAAAAGCCGTACAAAAACTGGAATCTCTGACAGCGGACGAGTATGACGAAGAAGTGTTTTCGATGGAAAAACTTCCAGCCGTGAACTTGGACGCTCCCGTTATTGAAGCCACTTATCCCGGCACTAAAACTGGTGCGGCCACTGAGGTTTTCAAACCACAACCGGTGCCTAGAAATAAGGCTTTCGAGCGCATGCTGTCGTTAATTGACGCATTCATTGTGCGTAACGATCTTGAAAAAGCGCACGCACTTTTAAAGGACACGCGCGTGGAATTTGGTGATCATCCTGAAATTCAACGCCGAATGAAAACCCTGCAAGTTCGTTATAATGAACCTGACGAGCCAGTTCCCCTTAAACCACTTCTTCCCCGCGACGAAATGGTTCGCCAAAGAAAGATCGAAACCCTTCAGATGATGCTTCGCAAAATCGAAGACTACCGCTCCCTTATTTGA
- the ruvA gene encoding Holliday junction branch migration protein RuvA yields MIGYLRGKIIEVLNDSALIDVQGVGYEVLASASTLGDFTTLLGKDIIVWIHTHVREDALTLFGFHDKEEKHLFLSLLKVNGVGPKMALSILSGGRPAQIQEMIEAGNAKALSGLPKVGKKTAEQIILTLKGKLVSIDEGSKAKSESLTQITSALLNLGYKSQLVDQFVSTLPMTITVEEGVKKGFQTLSGNLS; encoded by the coding sequence ATGATCGGTTATTTGCGCGGTAAAATTATTGAAGTATTGAATGATTCAGCTCTGATTGACGTTCAAGGTGTGGGTTATGAAGTGTTGGCTTCTGCCAGTACATTGGGCGACTTTACCACCTTGTTGGGTAAAGACATCATCGTATGGATTCACACTCACGTGCGCGAAGACGCTCTGACTCTTTTTGGTTTTCACGACAAAGAAGAAAAACATCTGTTTTTGTCTTTGTTAAAAGTAAATGGCGTTGGTCCAAAAATGGCTTTGAGTATTTTGTCTGGCGGTCGTCCCGCACAGATTCAGGAAATGATCGAAGCTGGAAATGCCAAAGCTCTTTCTGGTTTGCCTAAAGTCGGTAAGAAAACTGCAGAGCAAATCATTCTGACATTAAAAGGCAAATTGGTTTCCATCGATGAAGGCAGCAAAGCCAAGTCTGAATCCTTGACGCAAATCACTTCGGCACTTTTAAACTTGGGTTACAAATCTCAATTGGTTGATCAATTTGTTTCCACTCTGCCGATGACGATCACGGTTGAAGAGGGTGTGAAAAAAGGCTTCCAAACATTGTCAGGAAACTTGTCATGA
- a CDS encoding translocation/assembly module TamB domain-containing protein — protein sequence MKRVFWILITPTLGFLILWGLGNWFIIPRLEVWALQELQNYSKTSLPVEVQADRLRIRVLRPSLALENIRIRPKGEFAKVTEVVRVTRASIHLDFFSLLGGRLNLSALMIDAPEAAIDIDPLMKKDSKPEPLPLDDIFAITEKIPLQKILLNNVHVLVTSEKLGFNIEASNSGLLLTNMGRNITAKLDTPTLAVSLKKVGQFSGSLDSHLYLTRQSLRVLQLGVRLDESEFVARGELTDFKNVTLKPSGVINLSAKVSLADIYKELQDLKPTVSVPKLAGTLDTEIETRFNGLSDISAQADITTHSLNVGKFELGDAHIEGEYKNKAFTFSEVTVNHPAGKALLNKSQFQLNENYDFKSVVKVETLDLQKLFASLDLKSIPVGLQMQGVLPCSGRILPSFQVTCEDGELTGQNLWVKSENSSKGMEIVNLKNFKVTGKTQVTMDAVTYDTNLAIGSSVGTSDGVIDFHKGFKINYKTKKLDMKDIQNLAHLRMIGNASIEGSTQGDSNTATMDMSLNVRDFIFEDFNLGNVISNVKLKKGHLLFENIAGAQNKTQYIGDLDIDLSHDHLVGTFSAPTADLDDIATILESIYRFPLTVAGTGAAKATVEGPLNFWRLNYSLDSAFKNVSAGGENFDQLHFNVDAKNGNIKTRKVQLLKNNSIATVTGGISNDKILNLIVDAKNWRLEESDTINRITTNMYGSLNASAEIKNSFKDARVNVKGALTETVLEDQELENSAFQMSLDAKSLGGQLSLFGDKVQGEFQYPFENATPLKIQMKTNQWTFSSLLALIGGANLANEYESSLTSTIDLRSESGDLFKSTGKILIQNFYLKRGNSSVSNTGPIEIIADNGVTSFKNFMLRGPHNTIKITGTNFTADRLNMNIDAKADLRLLQIFTPFLDDLGGPLRMSAGVSGKVTKPEILGTANLNNAFVKLKGFPHPLERLQANVSFSQTRIIINEIKGQLAGGSVTGDGSVIINGVRDLPTSVRAHLENVSMNVPDRVHTTGDADLLFSGKWFPFVLSGTYRVNGGIFEKEFIEGGASVSSIQQSAYLPKVLRETQFEPVLLDLQINLERPLPVKNSMFDGTVTGNIAVKGPPTNPVLLGKITTERRSKIIFKDRQFDILTANVDFTDPTQINPNLYVSATSRINEYDVQLFAQGSAKNPTIKLTSIPPLSEQDIVSLIALGVTSQSMATTGQSKALADQAGLEVAGGILAGEINKPLEATGFKFGVSSQYDSTRNISVPKITLTRRLTDKMKVSGSRQVGDVSGYDVKLEYLLNPNWTAVGSFENKNMYDNNTLQNTPSETESIFGLDLEFKREFK from the coding sequence GTGAAGCGTGTCTTTTGGATTCTTATCACTCCGACTTTAGGTTTTCTGATTCTTTGGGGTCTGGGGAATTGGTTTATCATTCCCCGCCTGGAAGTCTGGGCTTTGCAAGAACTGCAAAACTATTCCAAAACTTCTTTACCCGTGGAAGTGCAAGCAGATCGCTTGCGCATCCGTGTCTTAAGACCGTCTTTAGCTTTAGAAAATATCCGCATCCGGCCTAAAGGAGAATTCGCCAAAGTGACTGAAGTGGTTCGCGTTACCCGCGCGAGCATTCACCTGGATTTCTTTTCGCTTTTAGGTGGCCGCTTGAATCTGTCGGCTTTGATGATTGATGCCCCTGAGGCCGCAATCGATATCGATCCACTGATGAAAAAGGATTCAAAACCTGAACCTTTGCCATTGGACGATATCTTTGCGATCACGGAAAAAATTCCTCTACAAAAAATACTACTGAACAACGTGCATGTTCTGGTGACCTCTGAAAAGCTGGGCTTCAACATCGAAGCAAGCAACAGCGGATTGCTCCTGACGAACATGGGCCGCAATATCACAGCCAAACTTGATACTCCGACCTTGGCTGTGTCTTTGAAAAAAGTTGGCCAGTTCTCGGGTTCCCTGGATTCGCATCTTTACCTGACTCGCCAGTCCTTGCGCGTTCTGCAACTCGGTGTACGCCTGGATGAATCGGAATTTGTCGCTCGGGGTGAGTTGACAGACTTCAAAAACGTGACACTGAAACCTTCGGGCGTCATCAATTTGTCAGCGAAAGTCTCGTTGGCAGATATTTATAAAGAATTGCAGGATTTAAAACCGACAGTTTCTGTTCCAAAACTTGCCGGGACTTTGGATACCGAGATTGAAACGCGCTTTAATGGCCTGTCTGATATCAGCGCCCAAGCGGACATCACGACTCACAGCCTAAACGTTGGAAAATTTGAATTGGGCGACGCCCATATTGAAGGCGAATATAAAAACAAAGCTTTCACGTTCTCTGAAGTCACCGTTAACCATCCCGCTGGAAAAGCGCTCTTGAATAAATCCCAGTTTCAGTTGAATGAAAACTACGATTTCAAATCCGTCGTTAAAGTTGAAACTTTGGACTTACAAAAACTTTTCGCTTCGCTGGACTTAAAAAGCATTCCAGTGGGCTTGCAAATGCAAGGCGTGCTTCCGTGCTCGGGTCGCATTCTGCCTTCCTTCCAGGTGACATGCGAAGATGGTGAACTGACAGGTCAAAACCTTTGGGTGAAATCAGAGAACAGCTCCAAAGGAATGGAAATCGTGAACCTTAAAAACTTTAAGGTGACGGGCAAAACTCAAGTAACGATGGATGCGGTGACTTACGATACGAACCTTGCCATCGGCAGCAGTGTTGGTACCAGCGACGGCGTGATCGATTTCCACAAAGGCTTTAAGATCAATTATAAAACCAAAAAGCTGGATATGAAAGATATCCAAAATCTGGCGCACTTAAGAATGATAGGTAATGCCAGCATCGAGGGCTCGACTCAAGGTGACTCGAATACAGCCACCATGGACATGAGCCTTAATGTTCGTGATTTTATTTTTGAAGATTTCAATCTGGGTAACGTGATCAGCAACGTGAAACTGAAAAAAGGCCACCTGCTGTTTGAAAATATCGCGGGCGCTCAGAATAAAACCCAGTATATCGGCGATTTGGATATTGATTTAAGTCACGACCATCTGGTGGGAACTTTCAGTGCTCCGACCGCGGATCTGGATGATATCGCGACGATCCTCGAAAGCATCTATAGATTTCCACTGACAGTTGCAGGCACGGGAGCGGCTAAAGCCACGGTTGAAGGTCCATTGAATTTCTGGAGACTGAATTACTCTCTGGATTCAGCTTTCAAAAATGTTTCTGCGGGCGGCGAAAACTTTGATCAATTGCACTTTAATGTGGATGCCAAGAACGGCAATATTAAGACCCGCAAAGTTCAGCTTTTAAAAAACAACTCGATAGCAACAGTGACTGGTGGAATCAGCAACGACAAGATTCTAAACCTGATCGTTGATGCGAAAAACTGGCGCCTGGAAGAATCCGACACGATCAATCGTATCACGACGAACATGTACGGTTCCTTAAATGCCTCTGCAGAAATTAAGAACTCCTTTAAAGACGCCCGCGTGAACGTTAAAGGAGCTTTGACGGAAACTGTTCTGGAAGATCAGGAATTGGAAAATTCAGCTTTCCAAATGAGCTTGGATGCAAAAAGCCTGGGTGGTCAGTTAAGTCTGTTTGGCGATAAAGTTCAGGGGGAATTCCAATATCCTTTTGAAAATGCCACGCCACTAAAAATCCAAATGAAGACCAATCAATGGACTTTCTCGTCCCTGCTGGCTTTAATCGGTGGAGCAAATCTGGCGAACGAGTACGAGTCCTCTTTGACTTCGACGATAGATCTGCGTTCCGAATCTGGTGATCTGTTTAAATCCACGGGCAAAATTCTGATTCAGAACTTCTACCTGAAGCGTGGGAACTCCAGTGTTTCAAATACAGGGCCGATTGAAATTATCGCAGATAATGGCGTGACTTCCTTTAAAAACTTCATGCTGCGTGGCCCGCACAACACGATTAAAATCACTGGCACGAATTTCACCGCAGACCGCTTAAATATGAATATCGATGCCAAAGCGGACTTGCGCCTATTGCAAATCTTTACTCCCTTCCTGGATGATTTGGGCGGACCGCTGCGCATGTCTGCAGGTGTCTCTGGAAAAGTGACGAAGCCCGAGATTTTGGGTACGGCAAACTTAAACAATGCCTTTGTGAAACTGAAAGGTTTCCCTCACCCACTGGAAAGATTGCAGGCGAATGTTTCTTTCTCGCAAACGCGTATCATCATCAACGAAATCAAAGGTCAATTGGCTGGCGGATCTGTCACGGGTGATGGCAGTGTGATTATAAATGGCGTCAGGGATTTGCCGACATCAGTACGTGCCCACCTTGAGAATGTCTCGATGAATGTACCCGACCGCGTGCACACAACAGGTGATGCGGATCTTTTGTTCTCTGGAAAATGGTTCCCGTTTGTATTGTCCGGAACTTACCGCGTGAATGGCGGGATTTTTGAAAAAGAATTTATCGAAGGCGGCGCCAGCGTTTCCAGCATCCAACAAAGTGCCTACCTGCCTAAGGTTTTGCGCGAAACTCAGTTCGAACCTGTTTTATTGGATTTGCAAATCAATCTGGAAAGACCACTGCCTGTGAAAAACTCCATGTTTGATGGAACTGTCACGGGGAATATCGCTGTGAAAGGACCGCCAACCAATCCGGTTCTTTTAGGTAAAATCACAACCGAAAGACGTTCTAAAATTATCTTTAAAGACCGTCAGTTTGATATCTTAACTGCGAATGTGGATTTCACCGATCCAACGCAGATCAATCCGAATCTGTATGTGTCGGCAACGTCTCGTATCAACGAATACGACGTGCAGTTATTTGCTCAGGGGTCAGCTAAAAATCCTACGATCAAACTAACCAGTATCCCTCCCCTTTCCGAACAAGACATCGTTTCTTTGATTGCCTTGGGCGTGACATCTCAAAGCATGGCAACCACGGGTCAGTCGAAAGCCCTGGCCGACCAAGCAGGCTTGGAAGTTGCTGGTGGAATCTTGGCTGGTGAAATCAATAAACCGCTTGAAGCCACAGGTTTCAAATTCGGCGTAAGTTCCCAATACGATTCTACTCGCAATATCAGCGTACCTAAGATCACTTTGACCCGTCGTTTGACGGATAAAATGAAAGTGTCTGGCAGCCGTCAGGTGGGTGACGTTTCCGGTTACGACGTAAAGCTTGAATATCTTTTGAATCCGAACTGGACAGCCGTCGGTTCATTCGAAAATAAAAACATGTACGATAATAATACTTTGCAAAATACTCCTTCAGAAACTGAAAGTATTTTCGGACTTGATCTTGAATTTAAACGGGAGTTCAAATGA
- a CDS encoding helix-turn-helix domain-containing protein — MRQKNMLADFLKTKRVAAGLSQRDVSDKLGYSTPQFISNWERGVSHPPINALKKLGELYKVSAEDLFEVTLNATIQDVTQDLRRKFASSKAR, encoded by the coding sequence ATGAGACAAAAAAATATGTTAGCTGATTTTCTTAAAACAAAACGCGTTGCTGCGGGTTTATCCCAAAGAGACGTTTCTGATAAACTAGGTTACTCAACTCCTCAGTTCATTTCTAACTGGGAGCGTGGTGTTTCTCATCCGCCGATCAATGCTTTAAAAAAACTGGGCGAGCTCTATAAAGTGTCTGCGGAAGACCTCTTCGAAGTGACTTTGAATGCAACGATCCAAGACGTAACTCAGGATCTACGCCGTAAATTTGCAAGCTCCAAAGCTCGCTAA
- a CDS encoding acyl-[acyl-carrier-protein] thioesterase, with protein MNTNAWNETFKISSQSVNARGVLGLFGLLNLIQETAWLHASRIGFGADQMARDNMYWVLTRQHTQMNRWPDFGETIRIQTWLRPPEGAFVLRGFKIFDSQDECIGHCTTTFLALEQGSGKILAVDKMRPWEDVISTEPLTLETEKIPVRGEYQKLAQFAVRNSDLDINQHVNNAKYAQWILDSIPFELHKVLKLNSYSVNFLAETYLGDTVEIEKSLSDSSQSDLSGSTVYRGVRTSDGKNLFTARLNWERR; from the coding sequence ATGAACACTAATGCCTGGAACGAAACATTCAAAATCTCAAGCCAAAGCGTCAACGCCAGAGGGGTTTTGGGGCTTTTTGGACTCCTCAACCTCATTCAAGAAACCGCTTGGCTGCATGCCTCCCGCATTGGATTTGGAGCCGATCAGATGGCCCGAGACAACATGTACTGGGTTCTGACTCGCCAGCACACCCAAATGAATCGCTGGCCCGATTTTGGCGAAACTATTCGAATTCAGACATGGCTTCGCCCACCCGAAGGTGCCTTTGTTTTACGCGGATTTAAAATTTTCGACTCTCAAGATGAGTGCATTGGGCATTGTACGACCACTTTTTTGGCGCTGGAGCAAGGCAGCGGTAAAATCCTGGCGGTGGATAAAATGCGCCCGTGGGAAGACGTGATTTCGACCGAGCCCCTGACTTTAGAAACTGAGAAAATTCCGGTTCGCGGTGAATACCAAAAACTTGCCCAATTTGCCGTCAGAAACTCCGACCTTGATATCAACCAGCACGTGAACAATGCGAAGTATGCCCAGTGGATTTTAGATTCTATACCGTTTGAGCTTCATAAGGTCTTGAAACTAAATTCGTACTCGGTAAACTTTTTGGCAGAGACTTATCTGGGTGATACCGTAGAAATCGAGAAAAGTCTGAGTGATTCCTCACAATCAGATTTAAGTGGTTCGACTGTTTATCGCGGAGTTCGCACCTCTGATGGAAAGAATCTTTTTACTGCTCGATTGAACTGGGAGAGACGTTAG
- a CDS encoding BrnT family toxin, producing MDFEWDSLKERINFRKHGVWFDEAKTIWADTRSLEFYDDDHSSKEERFIRIGFSIRHRLLLVVYCEKDDGETVRIISARKATSRERNFYEERI from the coding sequence ATGGACTTCGAATGGGATTCTTTGAAAGAACGAATCAACTTTCGAAAGCACGGAGTTTGGTTTGATGAGGCAAAAACTATTTGGGCCGATACAAGGTCCCTCGAATTTTATGACGACGACCACAGCTCAAAAGAAGAACGCTTTATCAGAATCGGATTTTCGATAAGACATCGCTTGCTGCTGGTGGTTTATTGCGAAAAGGACGACGGGGAAACGGTCCGAATCATCTCAGCCCGTAAAGCGACCTCAAGGGAAAGGAATTTCTATGAAGAAAGAATATGA
- the ruvC gene encoding crossover junction endodeoxyribonuclease RuvC, translating to MSLTILGVDPGSRITGFGVVRINNGKIEHINHGVILLDADQDFPLRMTELGSAFREVMEKYRPHQVVIEKIFLGKNADSAFKLGHARGVVMYEAGLGKATVAEYATRSVKKGITGTGAATKEDVQAVLKAMLNIKAINRIDASDALAMACYHAFEMKKNAVIQRAVSI from the coding sequence ATGAGTTTGACGATTCTTGGGGTCGACCCCGGTTCCCGCATTACAGGTTTCGGCGTGGTTCGCATCAACAATGGCAAGATTGAACATATCAATCACGGTGTCATTTTGTTGGATGCGGATCAGGATTTTCCCCTGCGTATGACGGAACTTGGTTCAGCGTTTCGTGAAGTGATGGAAAAGTATCGTCCTCATCAAGTCGTGATCGAAAAAATCTTCCTGGGAAAAAATGCTGACAGTGCTTTTAAATTAGGGCACGCCAGGGGAGTGGTGATGTATGAAGCGGGCCTGGGTAAAGCCACAGTTGCCGAGTATGCCACAAGATCCGTCAAAAAAGGAATTACCGGGACCGGTGCTGCCACGAAAGAAGACGTGCAGGCCGTGTTGAAAGCGATGCTGAATATTAAAGCGATCAATCGCATCGACGCCTCGGATGCCCTGGCTATGGCTTGTTACCATGCCTTTGAAATGAAAAAGAACGCAGTTATACAAAGAGCGGTGAGTATATGA
- the efp gene encoding elongation factor P: MYETSDFRKNLKVMVEGKPYVIVDFQHVKPGKGNQFTRTKLRNMLTGQNLEVTFKSGEKFEVPNVENKEMNFLYKDDTGYNFMSNETYEQIAMSDEDLGDSKYYLTEGLKVVVLFYNEKAVAVDVPKAVNLTVAKTDPGIKGDRVTGATKPAVMETGLSVGVPLHINEGDVLRIDTSTGDYVERVSQK, translated from the coding sequence ATGTACGAAACGTCGGATTTTAGAAAGAACTTGAAAGTAATGGTTGAGGGCAAACCTTACGTAATCGTGGATTTCCAACACGTGAAACCAGGTAAAGGCAATCAATTCACTCGCACTAAATTGAGAAACATGCTGACAGGTCAAAACCTTGAAGTAACTTTCAAATCTGGCGAGAAATTCGAAGTACCTAACGTTGAGAACAAAGAAATGAACTTCTTGTACAAAGACGACACTGGTTACAACTTCATGTCGAACGAGACATACGAACAAATCGCAATGTCTGATGAAGACCTTGGCGACTCTAAATACTATCTGACTGAAGGCCTTAAAGTTGTCGTTCTTTTCTACAATGAAAAAGCCGTTGCAGTAGACGTTCCTAAAGCTGTGAATTTGACAGTTGCTAAAACTGATCCAGGTATCAAAGGTGACCGCGTAACTGGTGCAACTAAGCCCGCTGTCATGGAGACTGGATTGTCTGTTGGCGTTCCTTTGCACATCAATGAAGGCGATGTTTTACGCATCGATACTTCAACTGGTGACTACGTAGAACGCGTCAGCCAAAAATAG
- a CDS encoding outer membrane protein assembly factor has translation MIRTLVMALTFFLFIQSSPAWAKKALDISSLPPEIQTDLVRRYPQINKDFIALDVVDDILRYLQPKPQFDRLVVTEGAAGSYKLDYIHAKRIGEVNFIGNNFLSNSETSAIFAVKSGDVFDQQSLAELGEKLRLHYRDQGFLNTVVDIEMPPGKNETVDINLKITENKRTLIHNLIVQSPNGKLNKDLVNKLDSRIDDPLTDKYLADILKTARSFLNKERYVRADFVGPKITYNSDESEATLSYRVDRPEAYEFDFKGQRIFGARKLRNALDLDNYYSANPNIGTELAAKLRNHYLAEGYARAEVTATEDDKGNQFLRKITFEVEEGPRVKIQAINISGKFSRNPKHYSDIIRNYSSVTVSDGYYNKDDIDTGLKNLILALQNEGYLQSKIVSTRLTYNKEKDQVNLYVNLDEGPLTLIQSVSFLGNEAYKNEELLKVTGLQPGPLKLSQIEEAVKNIKNFYQKNGYIEMLLLNEREDLVTYDETNTKAILNFKIFEGPQVRTASIILEGNTFTRDYVLYQELEVKKGELITPQKIEDSISHLQRTGFFGTVEVKTLEEKTNIADRTVIVRVTEREPGTFNIGAGATNERQLTLRGYTGISYRNLLGTGRGVSLRLEGNYNIADVKYLEHKVVAGYLEPYLFGSHIRGRVNITLSSQITDFNIKQVTDLNQYTYTIEKDLTSKILGTWDIYSLAQVRDSGLDETYPYAPTQQDIVTTGPNIDFDFRDNPFNPTAGTFTRVNAEYSDPVFGGTETIKYWRAVAGITFYSKLGTAQKQPVVWANNFRGGYIKNLSQLPDTADRQNGIPWDKKGFTLGGISTVRGYEAGTEYFPNNNDLGIAGGNKKYYLTTDSTMGLIKSELRFPIYGSVGGALFYDGGIVQIQGLEINEPYRAATGGGFRYNTPVGPLSVDLAWKLNMQPGESPWRVHISIGTF, from the coding sequence ATGATCCGGACTCTCGTAATGGCTTTGACCTTCTTTTTGTTTATCCAGTCCTCCCCGGCCTGGGCGAAAAAAGCTTTGGACATTTCAAGCTTGCCGCCAGAAATTCAAACGGATCTGGTCCGTCGCTATCCGCAAATCAACAAGGACTTCATCGCCCTGGATGTCGTGGACGATATTTTGCGTTACTTGCAACCGAAACCTCAATTTGACCGTTTGGTCGTCACCGAGGGAGCCGCAGGCTCTTATAAGCTTGATTACATTCATGCGAAACGCATTGGAGAAGTAAACTTTATCGGCAATAACTTTCTGTCGAACTCGGAAACCTCGGCGATCTTTGCGGTGAAATCTGGAGATGTTTTTGATCAGCAAAGTTTGGCAGAGCTGGGTGAAAAGCTGCGTCTGCATTACCGCGATCAGGGCTTCTTAAACACAGTTGTCGATATTGAGATGCCGCCTGGCAAAAACGAAACTGTCGACATCAATCTAAAGATCACGGAAAACAAGCGCACTTTGATTCACAACCTGATCGTGCAAAGCCCGAATGGGAAATTGAATAAAGACCTGGTGAATAAGCTTGATTCGCGAATTGATGATCCCCTGACGGACAAATATTTGGCAGATATTCTAAAAACTGCGCGCAGTTTCCTGAATAAAGAGCGCTATGTTCGTGCTGACTTTGTCGGACCTAAGATCACTTATAACTCTGACGAATCAGAAGCCACCTTAAGTTATCGTGTGGATCGCCCTGAAGCCTATGAATTTGATTTCAAAGGTCAGCGAATTTTCGGTGCCCGCAAACTTAGAAATGCTTTGGATCTGGACAACTATTACTCTGCCAATCCTAATATTGGAACGGAGCTGGCTGCGAAGTTGCGCAACCACTATCTGGCGGAAGGCTATGCCCGTGCCGAAGTTACGGCGACCGAAGACGATAAGGGAAATCAATTTTTACGCAAGATCACTTTCGAAGTGGAAGAGGGTCCCCGCGTAAAAATTCAGGCGATCAATATCAGCGGTAAATTTAGCCGTAATCCAAAACACTACTCCGATATTATCCGCAACTATAGCTCCGTCACAGTTTCCGACGGCTACTACAACAAAGATGATATCGATACGGGTTTGAAAAATCTGATATTGGCGCTGCAGAACGAAGGTTACCTGCAATCCAAGATCGTTTCGACTCGGCTGACTTATAATAAAGAAAAAGATCAGGTTAACTTGTATGTGAATCTGGATGAAGGTCCTTTGACTTTGATTCAGTCCGTTTCCTTCCTGGGGAACGAAGCTTATAAGAATGAAGAGCTTTTGAAAGTCACCGGTTTGCAGCCGGGCCCTTTAAAGCTCAGCCAAATTGAAGAAGCCGTTAAGAATATTAAAAATTTCTATCAGAAAAACGGTTATATCGAGATGCTTCTGCTGAACGAGCGTGAAGATCTGGTGACTTACGATGAGACCAATACCAAAGCGATTTTAAACTTTAAAATTTTTGAGGGCCCACAGGTTCGCACTGCCAGCATTATTTTAGAGGGCAATACTTTCACTCGCGATTACGTTCTATATCAAGAGTTGGAAGTTAAAAAAGGGGAATTGATTACTCCCCAAAAAATTGAGGATTCGATCTCTCACCTGCAAAGAACCGGTTTCTTTGGCACGGTGGAAGTCAAAACCCTGGAAGAAAAAACCAATATTGCGGATCGCACAGTCATTGTTCGCGTAACAGAGCGTGAACCGGGAACGTTTAACATCGGTGCCGGTGCGACCAATGAGCGTCAACTGACGTTGCGTGGTTATACGGGTATCTCGTATCGCAACTTGCTGGGCACCGGCCGTGGGGTTTCGTTACGCCTGGAAGGTAATTACAATATCGCGGACGTTAAGTATCTTGAGCACAAAGTTGTGGCGGGTTACTTGGAGCCGTATCTGTTTGGCTCCCATATCCGTGGCCGCGTGAATATCACTTTATCCAGTCAGATCACTGATTTTAACATCAAACAGGTCACGGACCTGAATCAGTACACCTATACGATCGAAAAAGATCTGACGTCAAAAATCCTGGGAACTTGGGATATCTATTCGTTGGCGCAAGTACGAGACTCCGGTTTGGATGAGACGTACCCGTACGCCCCGACTCAACAAGATATCGTCACGACCGGTCCCAATATTGACTTCGACTTCCGTGACAATCCTTTCAACCCGACAGCAGGTACTTTCACTCGCGTGAATGCTGAGTATTCAGATCCGGTATTTGGCGGTACCGAGACGATTAAGTACTGGCGTGCGGTTGCGGGTATTACTTTTTATAGCAAACTGGGCACGGCTCAAAAGCAGCCCGTTGTTTGGGCGAATAACTTCCGTGGCGGTTACATCAAAAACTTAAGTCAATTGCCCGATACAGCGGATCGCCAAAACGGTATTCCTTGGGATAAAAAAGGTTTCACTCTGGGGGGGATCTCGACGGTTCGCGGTTACGAAGCCGGGACTGAGTATTTCCCGAATAACAATGACCTGGGAATTGCCGGCGGCAATAAAAAGTACTATCTGACGACGGATTCAACCATGGGTCTCATCAAGTCTGAACTTCGCTTTCCTATTTACGGGTCTGTTGGTGGCGCTCTGTTTTACGACGGTGGAATCGTGCAAATTCAAGGACTGGAAATCAACGAACCTTACCGTGCGGCGACCGGTGGCGGCTTCCGATATAACACTCCAGTGGGTCCATTGAGTGTGGATCTGGCTTGGAAACTGAATATGCAACCCGGCGAATCCCCTTGGCGCGTGCATATTTCCATCGGTACTTTCTAG